A single window of Thalassomonas viridans DNA harbors:
- a CDS encoding carboxymuconolactone decarboxylase family protein, producing the protein MHSRNRYFPMVTYNDAGPELRALYDDIMAHFNVDFVLNYFKAQGANLELLKGNWGKIKSVLFSGTVPRLIKEEIIFRISKQENCRYCMYVHSKIIEALQAKIQLLKDSDAREAVMLTSKEEAAITLMTKLAADGSADIQSYCDQLIALDFTPEQVPELLAVVDLSSMLIMQANTSGIAIDEELLHVLKL; encoded by the coding sequence ATGCACAGCAGAAACCGTTATTTTCCCATGGTTACCTATAATGATGCCGGCCCCGAATTAAGGGCTTTGTATGACGATATTATGGCGCATTTTAACGTGGATTTTGTGCTGAACTATTTCAAAGCACAAGGGGCAAATCTTGAGTTGTTAAAAGGCAACTGGGGAAAAATTAAAAGCGTGCTTTTCTCCGGTACAGTGCCCAGATTGATCAAGGAAGAGATTATTTTCCGTATCTCCAAACAGGAAAATTGTCGCTATTGCATGTATGTGCACAGTAAGATCATTGAAGCGCTACAGGCAAAAATTCAGCTCCTGAAAGACAGTGATGCCAGGGAAGCTGTAATGCTTACCTCTAAGGAGGAAGCAGCAATTACCCTGATGACAAAACTGGCCGCCGATGGCTCTGCCGATATTCAAAGCTATTGTGATCAGCTTATTGCCCTGGATTTTACCCCGGAGCAAGTGCCGGAATTACTGGCGGTGGTGGATCTTTCCAGCATGCTGATCATGCAGGCCAATACCTCGGGCATAGCCATAGATGAAGAGTTGTTGCACGTATTGAAACTGTAA
- a CDS encoding SPOR domain-containing protein produces the protein MIKNLTALFVALLATGTGLTLYLPQFEPGSNGADKHIGYQINQDSLKKPLLMSATLLDPLDQDSSGFGLRLGLFSQLAQAISKGQEYSLSQIPDIIKVTDQQRYWYLLILGPYPSEAQANRESSQLEEKHGISTTLIRWPFPENKKDSKAAEAKTPSVP, from the coding sequence ATGATAAAAAACCTCACCGCCTTGTTTGTGGCGTTACTGGCAACCGGCACCGGACTTACCCTTTATCTGCCCCAGTTTGAACCGGGCAGCAACGGTGCAGATAAGCATATCGGTTACCAGATCAATCAAGACTCCCTGAAAAAGCCTTTGCTTATGTCGGCAACTTTACTTGATCCCCTGGATCAGGACAGCTCAGGTTTTGGCTTGCGCCTGGGACTTTTTAGTCAGTTGGCCCAGGCCATCAGCAAAGGACAAGAATATTCATTAAGCCAGATCCCCGACATTATCAAGGTAACCGACCAGCAGCGTTACTGGTACCTGCTTATCCTTGGCCCCTACCCCAGCGAGGCTCAGGCAAACCGGGAGAGCTCCCAACTGGAAGAAAAACACGGAATTTCGACTACACTGATCAGGTGGCCCTTTCCTGAGAATAAAAAAGACAGCAAGGCCGCCGAGGCAAAAACGCCATCGGTGCCATAA
- a CDS encoding DUF4150 domain-containing protein, which produces MFANTQMMAIDLGFPDVCKTIVGPAVVPIPYPNIGMTSTAIPNIFNMFTVAMPDHNLMTTVPLSNGDEAGIAMGVVSNMIIGPVRHLFGSVKVFKSVMPATKMLSPTGQNGMALNVPGMTLSPCQVKVMILS; this is translated from the coding sequence ATGTTTGCCAATACCCAGATGATGGCTATAGATCTCGGTTTTCCCGATGTATGTAAAACCATAGTCGGTCCCGCCGTTGTGCCGATCCCGTATCCCAATATCGGCATGACGTCGACGGCAATCCCCAATATTTTCAACATGTTTACCGTGGCGATGCCGGATCATAACCTGATGACGACGGTGCCGCTGTCCAACGGTGATGAAGCGGGCATAGCCATGGGGGTAGTGTCGAACATGATCATAGGACCGGTGCGCCATTTGTTCGGCAGCGTTAAGGTATTTAAGTCTGTGATGCCGGCAACCAAGATGTTATCGCCCACAGGTCAGAACGGTATGGCGCTGAATGTTCCGGGCATGACGTTAAGCCCGTGTCAGGTAAAAGTGATGATCTTATCTTAA
- a CDS encoding DUF3540 domain-containing protein, which yields MNAKLKLAVEPQLNAVFTGEITGYDKEKQHWQLDGEFYASCAISLLVKPELGDKVCFTQVEGCYYLIQILSRSHNHQELVLETPKKVHWIAPRLRFTAFEQLELISLNKLALTGKDYVMSATSSMVLHAEHMIQQLGQLSLTAKGLLKQSAKHQVITAEKDVRIDGERINMG from the coding sequence ATGAATGCAAAATTAAAACTGGCTGTAGAACCTCAGTTAAACGCCGTTTTTACCGGGGAGATCACAGGTTATGATAAAGAAAAGCAGCATTGGCAGCTGGACGGGGAATTTTATGCAAGCTGTGCCATCAGCCTGCTGGTAAAGCCTGAGCTTGGCGACAAGGTGTGTTTTACCCAGGTTGAAGGCTGTTATTACCTGATACAAATCCTCTCCCGCAGCCATAACCATCAGGAGCTGGTGCTGGAGACGCCTAAAAAAGTGCACTGGATTGCGCCCAGGCTGCGTTTTACCGCTTTTGAGCAGCTGGAACTTATTTCCCTGAACAAACTGGCGCTGACGGGAAAAGATTATGTGATGTCGGCGACAAGTTCCATGGTGCTGCATGCCGAACATATGATCCAGCAGCTGGGGCAGTTGTCGCTGACCGCCAAGGGGCTGCTGAAACAAAGCGCCAAACACCAGGTGATCACCGCAGAAAAAGATGTCCGCATCGATGGCGAACGCATCAATATGGGCTAA
- a CDS encoding pentapeptide repeat-containing protein yields the protein MSKIDTIREKLASCQPVMGLDLSGEVLQQQDLTGAIFINCNFTGVSLESCQLSRAVFTQCNFSQARVADCLLNQANFIQCDFKDALWQSHCEMAMLSECDFSGGSWQQIKVESCTLNQCNFTGAKFNQCQFNTVTLTDIEAGKASYSGCIFTNIVWNNTDFKTIVLTQCAFTQALLLGCDLSGQDLTATVFKQCTCNDSLLVGTKLAKADLQASNFSKCVLTGTDFSGAILNQALFIESKLSACIFEQADLSSANFQQAEIENCNFASCPLTMGWFKGSKGTGLDFSGCDLSYANFSYAALSKCNFSEATFLRTNFHAVKESDCNYKGADKTQLLTTDKEQEAMDEKLTASGVTP from the coding sequence ATGAGCAAAATAGACACTATCCGGGAAAAATTAGCCAGCTGCCAGCCGGTGATGGGGCTGGATTTGTCAGGGGAGGTTTTGCAGCAACAGGATCTGACGGGGGCGATCTTTATCAATTGCAATTTTACCGGTGTCAGCCTGGAGTCCTGCCAGCTAAGCCGGGCTGTTTTCACCCAGTGCAACTTTAGCCAGGCCAGGGTGGCCGACTGTTTATTGAACCAGGCCAACTTTATCCAATGCGACTTTAAAGACGCCCTCTGGCAGAGCCACTGTGAAATGGCGATGCTAAGCGAATGTGATTTCAGCGGCGGCAGCTGGCAGCAAATCAAGGTAGAGTCCTGCACCCTGAACCAGTGCAATTTTACCGGGGCGAAGTTCAACCAGTGCCAGTTCAATACGGTAACCCTGACGGATATTGAAGCGGGCAAGGCAAGTTACAGCGGCTGTATTTTTACCAACATTGTCTGGAACAATACCGACTTTAAAACCATTGTCCTGACGCAATGCGCCTTTACCCAGGCGCTGCTGTTGGGCTGTGATCTCAGCGGCCAGGATCTGACGGCAACCGTGTTTAAGCAGTGTACCTGCAATGACAGTTTACTGGTGGGCACTAAACTGGCCAAAGCCGATTTGCAGGCGTCCAATTTCTCTAAATGCGTGTTAACCGGGACGGATTTCAGCGGTGCTATCCTGAACCAGGCGCTGTTTATTGAAAGCAAGCTTAGCGCTTGTATCTTTGAGCAGGCAGACCTGTCCAGCGCCAACTTCCAGCAAGCGGAAATTGAAAACTGCAATTTTGCTTCTTGTCCGCTCACTATGGGCTGGTTCAAGGGCAGCAAAGGCACAGGTCTTGATTTCAGCGGCTGTGACTTAAGCTATGCCAATTTCAGTTATGCCGCGTTGAGCAAATGTAATTTCAGCGAAGCGACTTTTTTACGCACCAACTTCCATGCGGTTAAAGAAAGCGACTGCAATTATAAAGGCGCCGACAAGACTCAGCTGCTGACCACAGACAAGGAACAAGAGGCTATGGACGAAAAACTTACCGCATCAGGAGTGACCCCATGA
- a CDS encoding DUF2169 domain-containing protein, whose translation MQIIKPGKLSLISKTYGFHGNRFAIGALCFFRLGTPKDKTELLTENSQWPLITAYLNNTVLDMGFAKPKGEFLIAGSACAPKNQAVRKMAVSACIGKMKKRLKVIGDRHWDGGLLSPASYPKAFRQMPLRYANAYGGETFPENPLGKGVITPKNKNPESGYYDLPNLYLHKENTGADRQKRSVAGFGPLDICGPQRARYQGTYDKKWLDTVHPGFPDDTRKQLFNAAPEDQHIKGFFHPGETYRLEGMHSDFTVIEGTTPDIQVRAFICQQQESGEDFKEVKTAIDTLWFFPELLLGVAIYRGVAEVNDSDGLDVTKLLLGCDGVQDTPREADYFRQVMALRSDSKTALAHVFNESQLMPVKTAAQKSEEAELYARAKAEQQEKAGQMQAIQQEKLQSAHPDTDIPTPEPQPQDAEAAPEPIPQELLEKGDIDLSSYVEFTQARLEQARADMEKQLDQAEQQKKQHAKDVKKETESVQSMQARVNNVVYVVATDLAKKAEHEATQAKQQKPGWAGLLPCDFPQTDHIQQAATLMAGKDRQARQNSPQVTVLPVPLPPDGPAKMRAWVMELLQSGTSLAGRDLAGADLSGIDFSGLDLRDVMLEQANLTGCDFSECRLDGAVLTGALVDKAIFSAGSLFKANLSLVQGKKALFNNADLTQANLTGSKLTHSDFSDAVLNRIQASETDLRFSSLPRVSCERGHFVQAKLDHCNWRQANINSCIFLQPAMTDTDWQQVVFNKTLMVEGSAKGINLCGVHAEKVQFSSVADFSGADISGGKWLGCGFRSLNLTGSDFRGSVFKNCDFGESDLSGGLFNEVLLDNCIMTRARFDESDCRGILINETALRKCLFNRVDLRQGEIVNTDLSEAVFNDCQTRDFKQRPVPSIK comes from the coding sequence ATGCAGATCATCAAGCCCGGCAAGCTGAGCCTGATCAGCAAAACTTACGGCTTTCACGGCAACCGGTTTGCCATAGGGGCGTTATGCTTTTTCCGTCTGGGAACCCCGAAAGACAAAACCGAATTGTTAACGGAAAACAGCCAGTGGCCGCTGATCACCGCTTATCTGAACAATACGGTGTTGGATATGGGCTTTGCCAAGCCCAAAGGCGAGTTTCTGATCGCCGGCAGCGCCTGTGCGCCAAAGAACCAGGCGGTAAGGAAAATGGCGGTATCCGCCTGTATCGGCAAAATGAAAAAACGCTTAAAAGTGATCGGCGACAGGCACTGGGACGGCGGCTTGTTAAGCCCGGCCAGTTATCCAAAGGCTTTCAGGCAAATGCCGCTGAGATACGCCAATGCCTATGGCGGCGAAACTTTCCCTGAGAATCCGCTTGGCAAAGGGGTGATAACCCCAAAAAACAAAAACCCGGAAAGCGGTTATTATGACTTGCCCAACCTGTATCTGCATAAGGAAAATACCGGCGCAGACAGGCAAAAGCGTTCGGTAGCCGGCTTCGGCCCCCTGGATATCTGCGGGCCGCAAAGAGCCAGGTATCAGGGCACTTATGATAAAAAATGGCTGGATACCGTCCATCCCGGTTTTCCTGACGATACCCGCAAGCAGTTATTTAATGCCGCCCCGGAAGATCAGCACATAAAAGGCTTTTTTCATCCCGGCGAAACGTACCGTTTAGAGGGGATGCACAGCGATTTTACCGTGATTGAAGGCACGACCCCCGACATTCAGGTGCGGGCCTTTATCTGCCAGCAACAAGAAAGCGGCGAAGATTTTAAGGAAGTAAAAACCGCTATCGATACCCTATGGTTTTTCCCTGAACTGCTGCTCGGCGTTGCCATTTACCGCGGGGTGGCCGAGGTCAATGACTCCGACGGCCTGGACGTGACAAAACTCCTGCTCGGCTGTGACGGCGTACAAGATACTCCCAGGGAGGCGGATTATTTTCGGCAGGTAATGGCGTTAAGGTCCGACAGTAAAACCGCCTTGGCCCATGTGTTTAACGAATCGCAACTGATGCCGGTAAAAACGGCGGCGCAAAAGTCGGAAGAAGCCGAGTTATATGCCCGGGCCAAAGCCGAGCAGCAGGAAAAGGCCGGGCAGATGCAGGCTATCCAGCAGGAAAAGCTGCAGTCGGCACATCCGGATACTGACATTCCCACGCCCGAGCCGCAGCCACAAGACGCAGAAGCCGCCCCAGAACCTATCCCGCAGGAGCTGCTGGAAAAAGGTGATATAGACCTGTCTTCATATGTCGAGTTTACCCAAGCCAGGTTAGAGCAAGCCCGGGCAGATATGGAAAAGCAGCTTGACCAGGCAGAACAGCAAAAAAAACAACACGCTAAAGACGTTAAAAAAGAGACAGAGTCGGTGCAGAGCATGCAGGCACGGGTAAACAATGTCGTCTATGTCGTTGCAACCGATCTGGCGAAAAAGGCTGAGCACGAGGCTACTCAGGCCAAACAGCAAAAGCCGGGCTGGGCAGGCTTACTGCCTTGTGATTTTCCACAGACAGACCATATTCAGCAGGCGGCGACGCTGATGGCAGGTAAGGACAGACAGGCCAGACAAAACTCGCCACAGGTAACGGTTTTGCCTGTTCCTTTGCCGCCTGACGGGCCGGCAAAAATGCGCGCCTGGGTGATGGAACTGCTGCAATCGGGTACATCACTGGCAGGTAGGGATCTTGCCGGTGCCGATTTGTCTGGTATTGATTTTAGCGGTTTGGATCTGCGGGACGTAATGCTGGAGCAGGCAAACTTAACCGGTTGTGATTTCAGCGAATGCCGCCTGGACGGCGCGGTTTTAACCGGGGCGCTTGTCGATAAAGCCATATTCAGTGCCGGTTCACTATTTAAGGCCAATCTCTCGCTGGTGCAGGGAAAAAAAGCGCTTTTCAATAACGCCGATTTAACCCAGGCCAACCTTACCGGCAGCAAACTGACCCATAGCGATTTTAGCGACGCGGTTTTAAACCGCATCCAGGCAAGCGAAACCGATTTGAGGTTTAGCAGCTTGCCGAGAGTTAGTTGTGAAAGAGGGCACTTTGTCCAGGCCAAACTGGATCACTGCAACTGGCGGCAGGCAAATATCAACAGCTGCATCTTTCTACAACCGGCCATGACCGACACAGACTGGCAACAGGTGGTATTTAACAAGACCCTGATGGTTGAAGGCAGTGCCAAAGGCATTAACCTTTGCGGGGTACATGCCGAAAAAGTCCAGTTCAGCAGCGTGGCGGATTTTTCCGGGGCGGACATTTCCGGCGGCAAATGGCTTGGCTGTGGTTTTCGCTCACTGAACTTAACCGGCTCGGATTTTCGCGGTTCGGTGTTTAAAAATTGTGACTTCGGCGAAAGCGATCTCAGTGGCGGCCTGTTTAACGAGGTCTTGCTGGACAACTGCATTATGACCCGGGCCAGGTTCGATGAAAGCGATTGCCGGGGCATATTGATCAACGAAACAGCCCTGCGTAAGTGTTTGTTTAACCGCGTGGATTTGCGCCAGGGGGAAATCGTTAATACCGATCTCAGCGAAGCCGTGTTTAACGATTGCCAAACCCGGGACTTTAAACAAAGGCCGGTGCCTTCAATTAAATAG
- a CDS encoding contractile injection system protein, VgrG/Pvc8 family, which produces MTQSRQPLDLMAITPERRQTRPIAIKIELGNSGSDLNDDYLRVSSFQGQESVSGLYQFTAELKANEDNPASVANLDPTQQFARSGKEQLAQGMGADLLGKWAHLRLGLPYDLDRFTHPPLDAAPAWEDNTPSRFFNGIIASVSHSAPGVYQMSIQSPLYPLTLRNRYYIYKDMSIEEVVKELLQPECLTYHSHLTVKFKVSGQTVNRRQDWLQAGESDFSFLQRILGKASIHFYFIHDSKQLTLVFSNQTTSLQEVTIPGANSGQVSLRYSYTDIKTLGLQQNDLFCDLKYEVKMVQQTVRTVLTRQQSVWETNQVAKYTSYDDSNDQTSTSVDYLRHRCYAYGVDDDEVQGQEQKVCQQLATEEGTLTGTATSALLSPGYTFTLAQPVVADTVSASRMPAQFNGRTFVVTKITHKGSDKESYTGSIEATEVNISEDANKDTLITPFDMQSTQQGSVLAKVLKTAVPKDWRYRNKNNFQAEMSSATFDQDVERRIGCIVQFATATGESDTHWVALSPASQTAPEVNAMVMIGRAGNESELPEIQQVISSHGQKTIQPPERRANHWTANTSWGSNYSTSFGDGISIRYGNESVVDLPQSITIVESAYDNPGVLATNYGNSSFNKGSSFGFSVSDNDASGLSNASVSAGCNFSESHSDQNYNVSFTGASQGFSKTNKSVNVSYQGTFTDTINYNEPSFINGKIPEQSIIDICDGLPDGSTYSQNHLTGKTISLNGTGTAPPTSYDSSATVYSHSITVGKVMNKNEQTGDTYSESTTTGNTTSTSEQTGDTTSTNTQTGDSTSSNTHIGNSDSTSKQIGNVSSNSLFVGTKDEIQTNISATNSLVTNIAAANTIATNISATNNISTTIGVSNTIDTYVGAKNNISTSIAASNTISTNIAATNTLSTNISASNQVATNIGASNSTVTNISASNSTTTTIGATNNTETFIGVKNNTSTSLAATNSTNVFIGATNDTSVRLAASNSSSVNIGASNSDSINLSASNATSVTMGASISNTLNMGTTVANNILLGTSVNCEVNGGVKAVISTGPAEIRSKEKLMAKLSGTTAEIVTMNMIL; this is translated from the coding sequence ATGACACAGAGCCGGCAACCTTTAGACTTAATGGCAATAACGCCGGAGCGGCGGCAAACCCGGCCGATAGCAATTAAGATCGAGCTGGGCAACAGCGGCAGTGATCTGAATGACGATTACCTGAGGGTATCTTCATTTCAGGGGCAGGAGAGTGTCTCCGGCCTTTACCAGTTTACCGCTGAGCTTAAAGCCAATGAAGACAACCCAGCCAGTGTCGCCAATTTAGATCCAACGCAGCAATTTGCCAGAAGTGGCAAGGAACAGCTGGCCCAGGGCATGGGGGCGGACTTATTGGGGAAATGGGCCCATCTGCGCTTAGGCCTGCCTTATGATCTGGATCGCTTCACCCATCCCCCCTTAGATGCCGCGCCAGCATGGGAAGATAATACCCCATCGCGTTTTTTCAACGGTATTATTGCTTCCGTCAGCCATAGCGCCCCCGGGGTCTACCAGATGTCGATACAATCCCCGCTGTATCCGCTGACCTTGCGTAACCGCTATTATATCTACAAAGACATGTCGATCGAAGAGGTGGTAAAGGAACTGCTGCAACCGGAATGTTTGACTTACCACAGCCATTTGACGGTAAAATTTAAAGTCAGCGGCCAGACCGTTAACCGGCGCCAGGACTGGCTGCAGGCGGGAGAGTCGGACTTTTCTTTCCTGCAGCGGATTTTGGGCAAGGCCTCGATACATTTTTATTTCATTCATGACAGCAAACAACTGACCCTGGTGTTCTCAAACCAAACCACCAGTTTACAGGAAGTCACCATTCCCGGTGCCAACAGCGGGCAGGTATCGCTGCGCTATAGCTATACGGACATTAAAACCCTGGGGCTGCAACAGAATGATCTTTTCTGCGATCTCAAATATGAAGTCAAAATGGTGCAGCAAACGGTACGTACCGTACTCACCCGGCAACAGTCGGTGTGGGAAACCAACCAGGTGGCCAAGTATACCAGTTACGATGACAGCAATGATCAAACTTCTACCAGTGTCGATTATCTCAGGCACCGCTGTTATGCCTATGGCGTCGACGACGATGAAGTGCAGGGGCAGGAGCAGAAGGTTTGCCAGCAGCTGGCAACCGAAGAAGGCACCTTAACCGGCACTGCCACTTCTGCCTTGCTCAGTCCGGGCTACACCTTCACCCTGGCGCAGCCTGTGGTTGCGGATACGGTGTCGGCCAGCCGTATGCCGGCCCAGTTTAACGGCCGCACTTTTGTGGTGACCAAAATAACCCATAAGGGCAGCGATAAGGAAAGTTATACCGGCTCCATAGAAGCCACGGAAGTTAACATCAGCGAGGATGCCAACAAGGACACCCTGATCACGCCTTTTGATATGCAGAGCACCCAGCAGGGCAGTGTGCTGGCCAAGGTATTAAAAACCGCCGTGCCCAAAGATTGGCGTTACCGCAACAAAAACAACTTCCAGGCAGAAATGTCGTCTGCCACCTTTGATCAGGATGTTGAACGCAGGATCGGCTGCATTGTCCAGTTCGCCACCGCCACGGGTGAAAGTGACACCCATTGGGTGGCGCTTTCACCGGCCTCGCAGACCGCCCCCGAGGTCAATGCCATGGTGATGATAGGGCGTGCCGGCAACGAAAGCGAACTGCCGGAAATCCAGCAGGTGATCTCATCCCACGGCCAGAAAACCATACAGCCGCCGGAGCGGCGCGCCAACCACTGGACCGCCAATACCTCCTGGGGCAGCAATTATTCAACCAGTTTCGGCGACGGCATCAGCATACGTTACGGTAACGAGTCCGTGGTGGACTTGCCCCAGTCGATCACTATCGTTGAAAGCGCGTATGACAACCCCGGGGTGCTGGCCACCAACTACGGCAACAGCAGCTTTAACAAGGGCAGCTCGTTTGGTTTTTCCGTCAGCGACAATGATGCGAGCGGCCTGTCGAATGCCAGCGTGTCTGCCGGTTGCAACTTCAGTGAAAGCCACAGCGATCAAAATTATAATGTCAGTTTTACCGGGGCCAGCCAGGGCTTTTCCAAAACCAACAAAAGTGTCAATGTCTCTTACCAGGGAACTTTCACCGATACCATCAATTACAACGAGCCCAGCTTTATCAACGGCAAGATCCCCGAGCAGTCGATCATCGATATCTGCGACGGACTGCCGGACGGCTCCACTTACAGCCAGAATCACCTGACCGGCAAAACCATCAGCTTAAACGGCACAGGAACCGCGCCGCCGACCAGCTATGACAGCTCAGCCACGGTTTATTCCCACTCGATTACCGTGGGCAAAGTGATGAATAAAAATGAGCAGACCGGCGATACCTACAGTGAGTCGACAACCACAGGCAATACCACCAGCACTTCGGAACAAACCGGCGACACTACCAGCACCAATACCCAGACAGGCGACAGCACCAGTTCAAACACCCATATAGGCAACAGTGACTCTACCAGCAAACAAATCGGCAATGTTAGCAGCAACAGCTTGTTTGTCGGCACCAAAGACGAGATACAAACCAATATCAGTGCGACTAACTCTTTGGTGACCAATATTGCGGCGGCCAATACCATAGCCACCAATATTTCCGCCACCAACAATATCAGCACCACCATAGGGGTAAGCAATACCATAGACACCTATGTCGGGGCGAAGAACAATATCAGCACCAGTATCGCGGCCAGTAATACCATAAGCACCAATATAGCCGCCACGAATACCTTAAGTACCAATATATCTGCCAGCAACCAGGTGGCCACCAATATCGGGGCCAGTAATTCTACCGTGACCAATATCAGTGCCAGCAACAGTACCACCACAACTATCGGGGCCACCAACAATACCGAGACCTTTATCGGGGTAAAAAATAATACTTCCACCAGTTTGGCGGCCACCAACAGCACCAATGTTTTTATCGGCGCCACCAATGACACCTCGGTCAGGCTGGCTGCCAGCAACAGCAGCAGCGTAAATATTGGCGCGTCAAACAGTGACTCGATAAACCTCTCGGCCAGCAATGCCACCAGTGTGACCATGGGGGCGAGTATTTCCAACACCTTAAACATGGGCACTACAGTGGCCAATAATATTTTGCTCGGCACTTCGGTTAACTGCGAAGTAAACGGCGGGGTCAAGGCGGTGATTTCTACCGGACCGGCGGAAATCCGCTCTAAGGAGAAACTGATGGCTAAGCTGTCGGGCACCACGGCGGAAATTGTTACCATGAACATGATACTCTGA
- a CDS encoding NADPH-dependent FMN reductase, with product MKVIAFAATSHTKSINKQLVEYAAGLLTKVEVEILDLNDYELPLYSQDKEEALGHPDLAKAFLTKITQSCGIIISFAEHNGSYTVAYKNLFDWCSRIEPKVFQNKPMVLLATSPGSMGASNVLATAIQSAPHFNGVVKASLSIPSFFDNFDREKQCLTHPELDEQLKDAVSHLNHLK from the coding sequence ATGAAAGTTATTGCCTTTGCCGCAACAAGCCATACAAAATCTATCAATAAACAATTGGTTGAATACGCCGCCGGCCTATTGACCAAGGTGGAAGTCGAGATATTGGATTTAAATGATTACGAACTGCCCTTGTACAGCCAGGACAAAGAAGAAGCGCTGGGTCATCCGGACCTGGCAAAAGCTTTTTTAACCAAAATAACCCAGAGCTGCGGCATTATTATTTCTTTTGCCGAACATAACGGTTCTTATACCGTTGCTTATAAAAACCTGTTTGACTGGTGCTCCCGTATCGAGCCTAAGGTGTTTCAGAATAAACCTATGGTGTTGCTGGCAACTTCCCCGGGATCTATGGGGGCTTCCAATGTCCTGGCCACGGCAATACAATCGGCTCCGCATTTTAATGGCGTCGTTAAGGCCAGCTTATCCATTCCCAGCTTTTTTGATAATTTTGATCGTGAAAAACAATGCCTGACACATCCCGAGCTGGATGAGCAGTTAAAAGACGCGGTCAGCCATCTCAATCATTTAAAATAA
- a CDS encoding GNAT family N-acetyltransferase, giving the protein MATASLAPNNELKQVMQVKHSQLSRQQAEFETHPPLPGHAVNWLETTRMLAHHQVGAERRLELMLQMRQAVSLEKPALSREQLLLASELAGYLSDWPLLALLCEKLLKTGPDKANNRLAEAEASTANELCIKQSYCLEQMGLYPQALAVLENQLLARPFDPELISTYEYCKSQWQQLPFALTDLQNDPLMLLPLTEQHLENFSWQYADSRIRKLCNLPKFTSNEQWLQWLDGCRQERGIYLFAVMHIEWGFIGSVSLEVYQGVGFFYYWLGSDFQGQGFGPQAVKILLSLAERYFSQDCCYAKVYHHNIPSQKALSKLGFTPLDFPVKAPFDNESFYYLGPDKADWELYRELSWLLQAQDSELELEEKYFDSSV; this is encoded by the coding sequence ATGGCAACGGCGTCTCTGGCCCCAAACAACGAACTGAAACAAGTTATGCAAGTTAAACACAGCCAGCTTTCCCGGCAACAGGCAGAATTTGAAACACACCCACCTTTGCCCGGTCATGCCGTAAACTGGCTGGAAACCACCCGTATGCTTGCACATCACCAGGTTGGGGCAGAACGAAGGCTTGAGCTGATGTTGCAGATGCGCCAGGCTGTGTCTTTAGAAAAACCTGCTTTATCCCGCGAGCAGTTGTTGCTGGCTAGTGAACTGGCCGGCTATTTAAGCGACTGGCCGTTACTGGCCTTACTTTGCGAAAAGCTGCTGAAAACCGGCCCGGACAAAGCCAATAACCGCCTGGCGGAAGCAGAAGCCTCGACGGCCAATGAGCTGTGCATCAAACAGAGTTACTGCCTGGAGCAAATGGGACTTTACCCCCAGGCACTGGCAGTATTGGAAAACCAGCTATTGGCCCGGCCATTCGATCCTGAGCTGATTTCCACCTATGAATACTGCAAATCACAATGGCAGCAGCTGCCGTTTGCCCTGACGGATCTGCAAAATGATCCCTTGATGTTGCTGCCGCTCACCGAGCAGCACCTGGAAAACTTCAGCTGGCAATATGCCGACTCCCGCATCCGGAAATTATGCAATCTGCCGAAGTTCACCTCCAACGAGCAGTGGCTGCAATGGCTTGATGGCTGCAGACAGGAGCGGGGGATTTACCTGTTTGCGGTAATGCACATTGAATGGGGCTTTATCGGCTCGGTTTCTCTGGAGGTATACCAGGGGGTAGGTTTCTTCTATTACTGGCTCGGCAGCGACTTTCAGGGGCAGGGCTTCGGCCCGCAAGCGGTTAAGATACTCTTGTCCCTTGCCGAGCGCTATTTTTCCCAGGATTGCTGTTATGCCAAGGTTTATCATCATAATATTCCTTCGCAAAAAGCCCTGTCTAAGTTAGGTTTTACCCCGCTGGATTTCCCGGTAAAAGCGCCTTTTGATAATGAAAGCTTTTATTACTTGGGGCCGGATAAGGCCGATTGGGAGCTATACCGGGAGCTTAGCTGGTTATTGCAGGCACAGGACTCTGAGCTTGAACTGGAAGAAAAATATTTTGATTCGTCGGTATAA